From the genome of Pantoea alfalfae, one region includes:
- the glyS gene encoding glycine--tRNA ligase subunit beta, producing the protein MTEQTFLVEIGTEELPPKALRSLAEAFAAQVTAELDAANLSHGEVSWFAAPRRLALKVANLSASQPDREVEKRGPAISAAFDADGNATKAAEGWARGNGITVDQAERLATDKGEWLVYRAQVKGEAAQALLPAMIATALSKLPVPKLMRWGNSDVQFVRPVHTVTMLLGDELIPGTILGIASDRIIRGHRFMGESEITLDNADHYPDVLEKRGQVIADYQVRKAMIKADAEAAARRLGGNADISDSLLEEVTSLVEWPVVLTATFEEKFLKVPAEALVYTMKGDQKYFPVYDNDGNLMPNFIFVTNIESSDPRQIISGNEKVVRPRLADAEFFFNTDRKKRLEDNLPRLETVLFQKELGTLRDKTDRIQALAGWIAGKIGADVNHATRAGLLSKCDLMTNMVFEFTDTQGVMGMHYARHDGEAEDVAVALNEQYQPRFAGDDLPSSPVACALAIADKMDTLAGIFGIGQHPKGDKDPFALRRAALGVLRIIVEKNLPLDLQTLTEEAVRLYGSKLSNARVVDDVIDFMLGRFRTWYQEEGHSIDTLQAVLARRPTRPADFDARMKAVSHFRTLEAAAALAAANKRVSNILAKSTETLNESVQASLLKENEEIQLATFVTALSSKLQPYFAEGRYQDALVELAQLRTAVDNFFDKVMVNADDQAVRVNRLTLLSKLRELFLQVADISLLQ; encoded by the coding sequence ATGACTGAACAAACCTTCCTGGTGGAGATCGGCACCGAAGAGCTGCCACCAAAAGCCCTGCGCAGCCTGGCAGAAGCCTTTGCCGCGCAGGTCACTGCTGAACTGGATGCCGCTAACCTGAGCCACGGTGAGGTCAGCTGGTTTGCTGCGCCGCGCCGTCTGGCGCTGAAAGTCGCCAACCTGAGCGCCTCACAACCCGATCGGGAAGTAGAGAAGCGCGGACCGGCGATCTCTGCTGCGTTTGACGCTGACGGCAACGCGACCAAAGCCGCTGAAGGCTGGGCGCGTGGCAACGGCATTACTGTCGATCAGGCTGAACGCCTCGCCACCGATAAAGGCGAATGGCTGGTTTATCGCGCTCAGGTCAAAGGCGAAGCGGCCCAGGCGCTGCTGCCCGCAATGATCGCTACCGCGCTCAGCAAGCTGCCGGTGCCAAAACTGATGCGCTGGGGCAACAGCGATGTGCAGTTTGTCCGTCCGGTTCACACCGTGACGATGCTGCTGGGCGATGAGCTGATCCCGGGCACCATTCTGGGCATCGCGTCAGACCGGATTATTCGTGGTCACCGCTTTATGGGTGAAAGCGAAATCACGCTCGACAACGCCGATCACTATCCTGATGTGCTGGAAAAACGCGGCCAGGTCATTGCCGACTATCAGGTCCGCAAAGCGATGATCAAAGCCGATGCAGAAGCGGCCGCACGCCGCTTAGGCGGCAACGCCGATATCAGCGACAGCCTGCTGGAAGAGGTGACGTCGCTGGTGGAGTGGCCGGTCGTCCTGACCGCGACCTTTGAAGAGAAATTCCTCAAGGTGCCAGCGGAAGCGCTGGTCTACACCATGAAAGGCGATCAGAAGTATTTCCCGGTGTATGACAATGACGGTAACCTGATGCCGAACTTCATTTTCGTCACCAACATCGAATCCAGCGATCCGCGCCAGATTATCTCCGGCAACGAGAAAGTGGTACGTCCGCGCCTGGCCGATGCGGAGTTCTTCTTTAACACCGACCGCAAAAAACGTCTGGAAGACAATCTGCCGCGTCTGGAGACCGTCCTGTTCCAGAAAGAGCTGGGCACGCTGCGCGATAAAACCGATCGCATTCAGGCCCTGGCGGGCTGGATTGCCGGTAAAATCGGCGCCGATGTGAATCACGCTACCCGCGCGGGCCTGCTGTCGAAGTGTGACCTGATGACCAACATGGTCTTCGAGTTCACCGACACCCAGGGCGTGATGGGCATGCATTACGCGCGTCACGACGGCGAAGCCGAAGATGTGGCGGTTGCGCTGAACGAGCAGTATCAGCCGCGCTTTGCCGGTGACGATCTGCCATCCAGCCCGGTCGCCTGTGCGCTGGCGATTGCCGATAAAATGGATACGCTGGCCGGTATTTTCGGCATTGGTCAGCATCCAAAAGGCGACAAAGATCCGTTCGCACTGCGTCGTGCGGCGCTGGGCGTGCTGCGTATCATCGTTGAGAAAAACCTGCCACTCGACCTGCAGACGCTGACTGAAGAAGCAGTACGTCTGTACGGCAGCAAGCTGAGCAACGCCCGCGTGGTGGATGATGTGATCGACTTTATGCTGGGTCGCTTCCGCACCTGGTATCAGGAAGAGGGTCACAGCATTGATACGCTGCAGGCAGTTCTGGCGCGTCGTCCGACCCGTCCGGCTGACTTTGATGCACGCATGAAAGCGGTGTCGCACTTCCGTACGCTGGAGGCCGCCGCAGCACTGGCGGCGGCGAACAAGCGCGTCTCTAACATTCTGGCAAAATCGACCGAAACGCTGAATGAGAGCGTGCAGGCGTCGCTGCTGAAAGAGAACGAAGAGATCCAGCTGGCGACCTTTGTTACTGCGCTGAGCAGCAAGCTGCAGCCTTACTTCGCAGAAGGCCGCTATCAGGATGCGCTGGTCGAACTGGCACAACTGCGTACCGCGGTAGACAACTTCTTCGACAAAGTGATGGTGAACGCCGACGACCAGGCAGTGCGGGTCAATCGCCTGACGCTGCTGTCAAAACTGCGTGAGCTGTTCCTGCAGGTCGCGGATATCTCGCTGCTGCAGTAA
- a CDS encoding ShlB/FhaC/HecB family hemolysin secretion/activation protein: protein MKRICLSLWHPPKPLLAIVAGALFCFSLPLMAASPANNPREEGQVIDAREQLRQQTRERVLQQQNAPQANEHLPRPDSRLPGYPASEQPCFTINQIALTGDEASRFQWALDAASDATGRCLGGQGIVLVINKVQNAILAKGYVTTRVMAQEQDLTKGVLTLTLQPGRISQIRFEEPVSWRGRLWNAVPASSGDILNLRDIEQGLENFKRVPSARADIKIVPGEQEATSDLQVNWHEGRPVRLSLGLDDSGSRSTGRYLGSATLAVDAPFAQNDLFYANIGKNLFEHGPFGNRSHTLNYFFPIGYWAVSANYNDYTYHQNIPNANEVLRYSGKSDNFQLTVSRLLYRDQSNKTTLNLRGYRKHSTNAVNDIDIEQQKRRTAGWELGLNQHSYLSSSTLDASIAWRRGTGAFNALPAPEESRHQGSARTGILLGDLGINHPFALGEQPWRVYSSVRGQWSPNALTPQERMAIAGRYTVRGFDGEQMLSGEKGLLWRNEIGWNLFSRGHELYLAADYGRVSGPATRDLVGHQLAGSAIGVRGSLWGRFSYDLFAGVPLCKPEGFHTSGATAGFSVNLEI from the coding sequence ATGAAAAGGATTTGTTTATCGCTCTGGCATCCGCCAAAGCCTCTGCTCGCCATAGTCGCGGGCGCGCTGTTCTGCTTCTCTTTACCGCTGATGGCAGCCTCGCCAGCCAATAATCCCCGCGAAGAAGGCCAGGTGATTGATGCCCGCGAGCAACTGCGTCAGCAGACGCGCGAGCGCGTGCTGCAACAGCAGAATGCGCCGCAGGCGAATGAACATCTTCCCCGTCCTGATAGTCGTCTGCCCGGTTATCCTGCCAGTGAGCAGCCCTGCTTTACCATCAATCAGATCGCCCTGACTGGCGACGAAGCCAGCCGTTTTCAGTGGGCGCTTGATGCTGCTTCAGACGCCACCGGCCGTTGCCTGGGCGGGCAGGGCATCGTGCTGGTCATCAACAAAGTGCAGAATGCGATTCTCGCCAAAGGCTATGTGACCACCCGCGTCATGGCACAGGAGCAGGATCTGACGAAGGGCGTGTTGACGCTGACGCTGCAGCCTGGCCGTATCAGCCAGATCCGCTTCGAAGAGCCTGTTTCCTGGCGTGGACGGCTGTGGAATGCCGTTCCGGCGTCATCGGGCGATATTTTGAATCTGCGGGATATTGAGCAGGGCCTGGAGAACTTTAAGCGGGTGCCCAGCGCCAGAGCTGACATTAAAATCGTGCCGGGCGAGCAGGAAGCCACCAGCGATCTGCAGGTCAACTGGCACGAAGGCAGACCGGTACGGCTCAGTCTGGGACTGGATGACAGCGGCTCCAGAAGTACCGGGCGCTATCTCGGTTCCGCCACCCTCGCAGTGGATGCGCCCTTTGCGCAGAACGATCTGTTTTACGCCAATATTGGCAAAAATCTGTTTGAGCATGGGCCGTTCGGTAACCGCTCGCACACCCTGAATTACTTTTTCCCGATAGGCTACTGGGCCGTTTCCGCCAACTACAACGACTACACCTATCACCAGAACATCCCCAATGCCAATGAGGTGCTGCGCTACAGCGGCAAGAGCGATAATTTCCAGCTCACGGTCTCCCGATTGCTCTACCGCGATCAGTCGAACAAAACCACGCTTAATCTGCGTGGCTACCGCAAACACTCCACCAACGCCGTCAACGATATCGACATTGAGCAGCAAAAGCGGCGCACTGCGGGCTGGGAACTGGGCCTGAATCAGCATAGCTATCTGAGTAGCAGCACGCTGGACGCCAGTATCGCCTGGCGGCGCGGTACCGGGGCGTTTAATGCGCTTCCTGCACCAGAAGAGTCGCGTCATCAGGGCAGTGCGCGTACCGGCATACTGCTGGGCGACCTCGGCATCAACCATCCTTTCGCCCTGGGCGAGCAACCCTGGCGGGTCTATAGCAGCGTGCGCGGACAATGGAGTCCGAATGCGCTGACGCCGCAGGAGCGCATGGCGATTGCCGGGCGTTACACGGTACGCGGCTTTGACGGTGAACAGATGTTGTCGGGGGAAAAAGGTCTGCTGTGGCGCAACGAAATCGGCTGGAACCTTTTCTCACGCGGGCATGAGCTCTATCTGGCTGCCGATTATGGCCGGGTAAGCGGACCCGCGACGCGGGACCTGGTCGGGCATCAGCTGGCAGGCAGTGCCATCGGCGTACGCGGCTCACTCTGGGGTCGCTTCAGCTATGACCTGTTTGCGGGCGTGCCGCTCTGTAAACCCGAGGGTTTTCATACCTCAGGCGCGACGGCGGGTTTCAGCGTTAACCTGGAAATCTGA